In a genomic window of Comamonadaceae bacterium OTU4NAUVB1:
- a CDS encoding c-type cytochrome encodes MALTKERGCTACHATDGKRVGPGFAQIAARYRADPEADARIPQKIRNGSVGTWGRVIMPRQGQVTEEEAKVLGAWVLSR; translated from the coding sequence CTGGCGCTGACCAAGGAACGCGGCTGCACCGCCTGCCACGCCACCGACGGCAAGCGCGTCGGCCCCGGCTTCGCGCAGATCGCCGCGCGCTATCGCGCCGACCCGGAGGCCGACGCGCGCATCCCGCAGAAGATCCGCAACGGCAGCGTCGGCACCTGGGGGCGGGTGATCATGCCGAGGCAGGGGCAGGTGACGGAGGAAGAGGCGAAGGTGCTGGGGGCTTGGGTGTTGTCGCGTTGA
- a CDS encoding YchJ family metal-binding protein, with protein sequence MTGGGNGKPEPCPCGRRDRRDFPVAYAMCCGRYVEGAADAAVPAPDAESLMRSRYTAFVRERADYLLATWHASTRPASIDFEPGVKWLGLDVRSRSVLDADHAEVEFVARHRSATGVAARLHERSRFVREGDEGAGEVARWFYVDGELK encoded by the coding sequence ATGACGGGCGGCGGCAACGGCAAGCCCGAACCCTGCCCGTGCGGGCGGCGCGACCGGCGCGACTTTCCGGTGGCCTACGCGATGTGCTGCGGGCGCTACGTCGAAGGCGCCGCCGACGCGGCGGTGCCCGCGCCCGACGCCGAATCGCTCATGCGGTCGCGCTACACCGCCTTCGTGCGCGAGCGCGCCGACTACCTGCTCGCCACCTGGCACGCCAGCACCCGGCCGGCATCGATCGATTTCGAGCCCGGCGTGAAGTGGCTGGGCCTGGACGTGCGCAGCCGCTCCGTGCTGGACGCCGACCACGCCGAGGTCGAGTTCGTCGCCCGCCACCGCTCCGCCACGGGCGTCGCCGCCCGCCTGCACGAACGCAGCCGCTTCGTTCGCGAGGGCGACGAGGGCGCGGGGGAGGTGGCGCGGTGGTTCTACGTGGACGGGGAGCTGAAGTGA
- a CDS encoding acyl-CoA dehydrogenase family protein: MLLTSDQEAVRDAVRDFCQAELRPHAARWDREHHFPADAHRGLAELGAYGICVPEADGGAGLDYVTLALVLEEIAAGDGGTSTAISVTNCPVNAILMRHGDAQQKKDWLWPLAQGRMLGAFCLTEPQAGSDASSLRTTARRDGDHYVIDGVKQFITSGKHGHVAIVIALTDKAAGKRGMSAFLVPTDTPGYHVARLEDKLGQHSSDTAQINFDGCRVPAANRLGAEGEGYRIALGALEGGRIGIAAQSIGMARSAFDVALAYAKERQAFGGAILDQQAVGFRLAECATRIEAARQLTWHAAALRDAGRPCLKEAAMAKLFASEMAEQVCSAAIQTLGGYGYVNDFPLERIYRDVRVCQIYEGTSDIQKLLIQRALAA, translated from the coding sequence ATGCTGCTGACATCCGACCAGGAAGCCGTCCGCGACGCGGTGCGCGACTTCTGCCAGGCCGAACTCCGGCCCCACGCCGCGCGCTGGGACCGCGAGCACCACTTTCCCGCCGACGCCCACCGGGGCCTGGCCGAACTCGGCGCCTACGGCATCTGCGTGCCCGAGGCCGACGGCGGCGCCGGGCTCGACTACGTGACCCTGGCGCTGGTGCTGGAGGAGATCGCCGCCGGCGACGGCGGCACCAGCACCGCCATCAGCGTGACCAACTGCCCGGTCAACGCCATCCTCATGCGCCACGGCGACGCGCAGCAGAAGAAGGACTGGCTCTGGCCGCTGGCCCAGGGCCGCATGCTCGGCGCCTTTTGCCTGACCGAGCCGCAGGCCGGCAGCGATGCCTCCAGCCTGCGCACCACGGCGCGGCGCGACGGCGACCACTACGTGATCGACGGCGTCAAGCAGTTCATCACCAGCGGCAAGCACGGCCACGTGGCCATCGTCATCGCCCTGACCGACAAGGCCGCCGGCAAGCGCGGCATGAGCGCCTTCCTGGTGCCCACCGACACGCCGGGCTACCACGTCGCGCGGCTGGAGGACAAGCTCGGCCAGCACAGCAGCGACACCGCGCAGATCAACTTCGACGGCTGCCGCGTGCCGGCCGCCAACCGGCTGGGCGCCGAGGGCGAGGGCTACCGCATCGCCCTGGGCGCGCTGGAGGGCGGGCGCATCGGCATCGCCGCGCAGAGCATCGGCATGGCGCGCAGCGCCTTCGACGTCGCGCTGGCCTACGCCAAGGAGCGCCAGGCCTTCGGCGGCGCCATCCTCGACCAGCAGGCCGTGGGCTTCCGGCTGGCCGAGTGCGCCACGCGCATCGAGGCCGCGCGCCAGCTCACCTGGCACGCCGCCGCCCTGCGCGACGCCGGCCGGCCGTGCCTGAAGGAGGCCGCCATGGCCAAGCTCTTCGCCAGCGAGATGGCCGAGCAGGTCTGCAGCGCCGCCATCCAGACGCTGGGGGGCTACGGCTACGTCAACGACTTCCCGCTGGAGCGCATCTACCGCGACGTGCGGGTCTGCCAGATCTACGAGGGCACCTCCGACATCCAGAAGCTGCTGATCCAGCGGGCGTTGGCGGCATGA
- a CDS encoding glutamate carboxypeptidase, with amino-acid sequence MTLPSTGRALALAVALAGAATTTAGWAQKRDSALFDAATAEQPAVVRTLERLVAIETPTGDAAGIAAAGQLLEAELKALGFTVARHKAVAPAVGDNLVGRLAGRLDGKGGKHLLLLSHMDTVHPRGTLAKTPFRIEGARAYGPGIADDKGGAAVILHALRLLTTYGFRDFASITVLFNTDEEKGSFGSRELIQQEALAADYVLSFEPTAAERETFVLGTSGIAYVQADVRGRAAHAGVAPEAGVNALVEAADLVARTQDLDDKSRGLRFNWTLARAGTASNVIPESATLNADVRYARPEDLEAVFKTLEERAQARKLPGAEVAVAITRGRPAFNAGEGGRRLVDKAAAFYREAGGTVEIEERTGGGTDAAYAALSGKPVIESLGLPGFGYHSDKAEYVMIDAIPRRLYMAARLIMDLGTK; translated from the coding sequence ATGACCCTGCCATCGACGGGACGCGCCCTGGCGCTGGCGGTCGCGCTGGCCGGCGCCGCGACCACGACGGCGGGCTGGGCGCAGAAGCGCGACAGCGCGCTGTTCGACGCCGCCACGGCCGAGCAGCCGGCGGTGGTGCGCACGCTGGAGCGGCTGGTCGCCATCGAGACGCCGACCGGCGACGCCGCCGGCATCGCCGCCGCCGGCCAGTTGCTGGAGGCCGAGCTGAAGGCGCTGGGCTTCACCGTCGCGCGCCACAAGGCGGTGGCGCCGGCGGTGGGCGACAACCTGGTGGGCCGGCTGGCCGGCCGGCTCGACGGCAAGGGCGGCAAGCACCTGCTGCTGCTCTCGCACATGGACACCGTGCACCCGCGCGGCACGCTGGCCAAGACGCCGTTCCGCATCGAGGGCGCGCGCGCCTACGGCCCCGGCATCGCCGACGACAAGGGCGGCGCGGCGGTCATCCTGCACGCGCTGCGCCTGCTCACCACCTACGGCTTCCGCGACTTCGCCAGCATCACGGTGCTGTTCAACACCGACGAGGAGAAAGGCTCCTTCGGCTCGCGCGAGCTGATCCAGCAGGAAGCGCTAGCGGCCGACTACGTGCTGTCCTTCGAGCCGACCGCCGCCGAGCGCGAGACCTTCGTGCTGGGCACCTCCGGCATCGCCTACGTGCAGGCCGACGTCCGGGGCCGCGCCGCGCACGCCGGGGTGGCGCCGGAGGCCGGCGTCAACGCGCTGGTCGAGGCCGCCGACCTGGTGGCGCGCACCCAGGACCTGGACGACAAGTCGCGCGGCCTGCGCTTCAACTGGACGCTGGCGCGCGCCGGCACCGCGTCGAACGTCATCCCCGAGAGCGCCACGCTCAACGCCGACGTGCGCTACGCCCGGCCCGAGGACCTGGAAGCCGTCTTCAAGACCCTGGAGGAGCGCGCCCAGGCCAGGAAGCTGCCCGGCGCCGAGGTCGCCGTCGCCATCACGCGCGGCCGGCCGGCCTTCAACGCCGGGGAGGGTGGACGCCGTCTGGTGGACAAGGCCGCGGCCTTCTACCGCGAGGCCGGCGGCACGGTCGAGATCGAGGAGCGCACCGGCGGCGGCACCGACGCCGCGTACGCCGCGCTGTCGGGCAAGCCGGTCATCGAAAGCCTGGGGCTCCCGGGTTTCGGCTATCACAGCGACAAGGCCGAGTACGTGATGATCGACGCCATCCCGCGCCGCCTCTACATGGCGGCGCGGCTGATCATGGACCTCGGCACCAAATAA
- a CDS encoding acetyl-CoA C-acyltransferase gives MTTTPTESIVIAGAARTPMGGFQGDFASLAAHDLGGAAIRAAVERSGIAPEAVGEVLFGNCLMAGQGQAPARQAAYKGGLPDGTGAVTLSKMCGSAMKAAMLAHDLLLAGTHDVIVAGGMESMTNAPYLMLKGRGGYRMGHDRIFDHMMLDGLEDAYQPGRSMGTFGEDCAAKYGFTRAQQDAFATASVERARHAIADGLFAAEIAPVTVKGRDGDTVVSIDEGPGKARLEKIATLRPAFKKDGGTITAASSSSINDGAAALVMTTASHAQKIGAAPIARLVAHATHAQQPEWFSTAPVGAVHKLFAKTGWNVADVDLWEVNEAFAVVPMALMAELGVSHDIVNVHGGACALGHPIGASGARIMVTLIHALRARGLQRGVATLCIGGGEATAVALELA, from the coding sequence ATGACCACCACCCCCACCGAATCCATCGTCATCGCCGGTGCCGCGCGCACGCCCATGGGCGGCTTCCAGGGCGACTTCGCGTCGCTGGCGGCGCACGACCTGGGCGGCGCCGCCATCCGCGCGGCCGTCGAGCGCTCGGGCATCGCGCCGGAAGCCGTCGGCGAGGTGCTGTTCGGCAACTGCCTGATGGCCGGCCAGGGCCAGGCGCCGGCGCGCCAGGCGGCCTACAAGGGCGGCCTGCCCGACGGCACCGGCGCCGTCACGCTGAGCAAGATGTGCGGCTCGGCCATGAAGGCGGCGATGCTCGCGCACGACCTGCTGCTCGCCGGCACGCACGACGTGATCGTCGCGGGCGGCATGGAGAGCATGACCAACGCCCCCTACCTGATGCTCAAGGGCCGCGGCGGCTACCGCATGGGCCACGACCGCATCTTCGACCACATGATGCTCGACGGCCTGGAGGACGCCTACCAGCCCGGGCGCTCCATGGGCACCTTCGGCGAGGACTGCGCGGCGAAGTACGGCTTCACGCGCGCGCAGCAGGACGCCTTCGCCACGGCCAGCGTCGAGCGCGCCCGCCACGCCATCGCCGACGGGCTGTTCGCCGCCGAGATCGCGCCCGTCACGGTCAAGGGCCGCGACGGCGACACCGTGGTGTCCATCGACGAGGGCCCGGGCAAGGCCAGGCTGGAGAAGATCGCCACGCTGCGCCCGGCGTTCAAGAAGGACGGCGGCACCATCACCGCCGCGTCGAGCTCGTCGATCAACGACGGCGCCGCCGCGCTGGTGATGACCACGGCGTCGCACGCGCAGAAGATCGGCGCCGCGCCGATCGCCCGCCTCGTCGCCCACGCCACGCACGCGCAGCAGCCCGAGTGGTTCTCCACCGCGCCGGTGGGCGCGGTGCACAAGCTCTTCGCCAAGACCGGCTGGAACGTCGCGGACGTCGACCTGTGGGAGGTCAACGAGGCCTTCGCGGTGGTGCCGATGGCGCTGATGGCGGAGCTGGGCGTGTCGCACGACATCGTCAACGTGCACGGCGGCGCCTGCGCGCTGGGTCACCCGATCGGCGCGAGCGGGGCGCGCATCATGGTCACGCTGATCCACGCGCTGCGCGCGCGCGGCCTCCAGCGCGGCGTGGCCACGCTGTGCATCGGCGGGGGCGAGGCCACGGCCGTGGCGCTGGAACTCGCATGA
- the aceK gene encoding bifunctional isocitrate dehydrogenase kinase/phosphatase, with the protein MFPQRLDSPLAYDIAKALIDGFDRHYRLFRAESARAKHRFETADWHGQRRAQRERIEFYDLRVAEAVARLTKEFGAGEQPMEVWQQVKLHFIGLLVDHRQPELGESFFNSVTTKILHRAYFQNDFIFVRPALSTEYIEPRGAPTYRAYYPTHETLADTVERMLEDQALQGRFTDRRRDAERVAAAVRGRFHQVRLRANFQLQVLAGLFYRNKGAYLVGRIMNGFMELPFALPILHDEAGRFRIDAVLFGEEELQMLFSFARAYFMVDMEVPSAYVRFLRALMPRKPRAEIYAALGLAKQGKTLFYRDFLSHLNYSSDRFRIAPGIKGMVMLVFDLPSFPYVFKVIKDHYPPQKDTSREQIEAKYQLVKHHDRVGRMADTLEYSDVGFPLERFDPALVAEIEAFAPSQMEIGDRDGNGEMELVLRHVYIERRMIPLNLYLQETFDTIERPESPAQAQRAQSQLAHAVVEYGNAIKDMVAANIFPGDMLWKNFGVTLNGKVVFYDYDEIEYLTDCNFRKVPEPRNEEDEMSGEIWYSVGPKDVFPETFAPFLLGNDRVRAHFMAHHADLLEPAFWQHHKARIQAGQMPDVFPYDEARRFPREAAPAG; encoded by the coding sequence ATGTTTCCCCAGCGCCTTGACTCGCCGCTCGCCTACGACATCGCCAAGGCGCTGATCGACGGCTTCGACCGGCACTACCGGCTGTTCCGCGCCGAGTCGGCGCGCGCCAAGCACCGCTTCGAGACCGCCGACTGGCACGGTCAGCGGCGCGCCCAGCGCGAGCGCATCGAGTTCTACGACCTGCGCGTGGCCGAGGCCGTGGCGCGGCTGACCAAGGAGTTCGGCGCCGGCGAGCAGCCGATGGAGGTCTGGCAGCAGGTCAAGCTGCACTTCATCGGCCTGCTGGTGGACCACCGCCAGCCCGAGCTGGGCGAGAGCTTCTTCAACTCCGTCACCACCAAGATCCTGCACCGCGCGTATTTCCAGAACGACTTCATCTTCGTGCGTCCGGCCCTGAGCACCGAGTACATCGAGCCGCGCGGCGCGCCCACCTACCGCGCCTACTACCCGACCCACGAGACCCTGGCCGACACCGTCGAGCGCATGCTCGAGGACCAGGCGCTGCAGGGCCGCTTCACCGACCGCCGGCGCGACGCCGAGCGGGTGGCCGCCGCGGTGCGCGGGCGCTTCCACCAGGTGCGCCTGCGCGCGAACTTCCAGCTGCAGGTGCTCGCCGGCCTGTTCTACCGCAACAAGGGCGCCTACCTCGTCGGGCGCATCATGAACGGCTTCATGGAGCTGCCCTTCGCGCTGCCGATCCTGCACGACGAGGCCGGGCGCTTCCGCATCGACGCCGTGCTCTTCGGCGAGGAGGAGCTGCAGATGCTCTTCAGCTTCGCGCGGGCGTACTTCATGGTCGACATGGAGGTGCCCTCGGCCTACGTGCGCTTCCTGCGCGCGCTCATGCCGCGCAAGCCGCGCGCGGAGATCTACGCCGCCCTGGGCCTGGCCAAGCAGGGCAAGACGCTGTTCTACCGCGACTTCCTCTCGCACCTGAACTACAGCAGCGACCGCTTCCGCATCGCCCCGGGCATCAAGGGCATGGTGATGCTGGTGTTCGACCTGCCCTCGTTCCCCTACGTCTTCAAGGTCATCAAGGACCACTACCCGCCGCAGAAGGACACCTCGCGCGAGCAGATCGAGGCCAAGTACCAGCTGGTCAAGCACCACGACCGCGTGGGCCGCATGGCCGACACGCTGGAGTACAGCGACGTGGGCTTTCCGCTCGAACGCTTCGACCCCGCGCTGGTCGCGGAGATCGAGGCCTTCGCGCCCAGCCAGATGGAGATCGGCGACCGCGACGGCAACGGCGAGATGGAGCTGGTGCTGCGCCACGTCTACATCGAGCGCCGCATGATCCCGCTGAACCTCTACCTGCAGGAGACCTTCGACACCATCGAGCGGCCGGAGAGCCCGGCGCAGGCGCAGCGCGCGCAGTCGCAGCTCGCGCACGCGGTGGTCGAGTACGGCAACGCCATCAAGGACATGGTGGCGGCCAACATCTTCCCCGGCGACATGCTGTGGAAGAACTTCGGCGTCACGCTCAACGGCAAGGTCGTGTTCTACGACTACGACGAGATCGAATACCTCACCGACTGCAACTTCAGGAAGGTGCCCGAGCCGCGCAACGAGGAGGACGAGATGAGCGGCGAGATCTGGTATTCGGTCGGCCCGAAGGACGTCTTCCCCGAGACCTTCGCGCCCTTCCTGCTGGGCAACGACCGGGTGCGCGCGCACTTCATGGCGCACCACGCCGACCTGCTGGAGCCGGCCTTCTGGCAGCACCACAAGGCGCGCATCCAGGCCGGCCAGATGCCCGACGTGTTCCCCTACGACGAGGCGCGGCGCTTCCCGCGCGAGGCCGCCCCCGCCGGCTGA
- the can gene encoding carbonate dehydratase, which produces MPDSDDTLDDLFAHNRAWSAQMERDRPGFFTSLVKQQTPRYMWIGCSDSRVPANQITGLEPGEVFVHRNVANIVVHSDLNALSAIQFAVEHLKVEHIMVVGHYGCAGVKAALSGTRIGLADNWIRHIQDVRDRHHVMLDSLPEAVRVDALCELNVAEQVVNVAVSTVMVDAWSRGQKVRIHGWSYGVHDGLLQDLRLSVDGSRPLDAIYKAAVQRIRHKWSKPGEPLVITPRPRAEAAVQAPPPAPTSQPTLEAPAAFGTADHVSPAP; this is translated from the coding sequence ATGCCCGATTCCGACGACACCCTCGACGACCTGTTCGCCCACAACCGTGCCTGGTCGGCCCAGATGGAGCGCGACCGCCCCGGCTTCTTCACCAGCCTGGTCAAGCAGCAGACGCCGCGCTACATGTGGATCGGCTGCTCCGACAGCCGCGTGCCGGCCAACCAGATCACCGGCCTGGAGCCCGGCGAGGTGTTCGTGCACCGCAACGTCGCCAACATCGTGGTGCATTCCGACCTCAACGCGCTCTCGGCGATCCAGTTCGCGGTCGAGCACCTGAAGGTCGAGCACATCATGGTGGTCGGCCACTACGGCTGCGCCGGCGTGAAGGCGGCCCTGAGCGGCACGCGCATCGGCCTGGCCGACAACTGGATCCGCCACATCCAGGACGTGCGCGACCGCCACCACGTGATGCTCGACTCGCTGCCCGAGGCGGTGCGCGTGGACGCGCTGTGCGAGCTCAACGTGGCCGAGCAGGTGGTCAACGTGGCGGTCAGCACCGTCATGGTGGACGCCTGGAGCCGGGGCCAGAAGGTGCGCATCCACGGCTGGAGCTACGGCGTGCACGACGGCCTGCTGCAGGACCTGCGCCTGTCGGTGGACGGCAGCAGGCCGCTCGACGCCATCTACAAGGCCGCCGTGCAGCGCATCCGCCACAAGTGGAGCAAGCCCGGCGAGCCGCTGGTGATCACGCCGCGCCCGCGCGCCGAGGCCGCCGTGCAGGCGCCGCCGCCCGCGCCGACGTCGCAGCCCACGCTCGAAGCACCCGCCGCCTTCGGCACCGCCGACCATGTTTCCCCAGCGCCTTGA
- a CDS encoding MerR family DNA-binding transcriptional regulator — MRFYEDKGLLAPARTGPGGRQRVYGARDRTRLALTLRAKRLGLSLSEVKDILDMYDSPRDTVAQLEKFLGVLGAHRAQLEAQMAEVQGNLDDVRLQEDQARAALERARRGAAAPGARTGAKAAAKAAPRTAPRNVSKTAAKAPRAAPGKAAAPH, encoded by the coding sequence ATGCGCTTCTACGAGGACAAGGGCCTGCTCGCGCCGGCGCGCACCGGCCCCGGCGGGCGCCAGCGCGTGTACGGCGCGCGCGACCGCACCCGGCTCGCGCTGACCCTGCGCGCCAAGCGCCTGGGCCTGAGCCTGAGCGAGGTGAAGGACATCCTCGACATGTACGACAGCCCGCGCGACACCGTCGCGCAGCTGGAGAAGTTCCTCGGCGTGCTGGGCGCGCACCGCGCGCAGCTGGAGGCGCAGATGGCCGAGGTGCAGGGCAACCTCGACGACGTGCGGCTGCAGGAGGACCAGGCCCGCGCCGCGCTCGAGCGGGCGCGCCGGGGCGCCGCCGCCCCGGGCGCGCGGACGGGCGCGAAGGCCGCCGCCAAGGCCGCGCCCCGGACCGCGCCCCGGAACGTCTCCAAGACCGCCGCCAAGGCGCCGCGCGCGGCCCCCGGCAAGGCCGCCGCGCCGCACTGA
- a CDS encoding MBL fold metallo-hydrolase: MNLLERELHYPMGERLPAPGEAIEVAPGIRWVRMGLPFALDHVNLWLLRDAQDGPEGRVEGWTVVDCCIASDASRAQWEQVFATQLDGLPVLRVIVTHMHPDHIGLADWLCTRWNAPLWMSATDFHVARGLVAPGAADNTAGGDEAADFFASHGLVAGEAVQRIRERTGYYRHLVPSVPRSFVRLLDGGTVTIGGRAWRCIDGHGHAPEHIALYCEAIDVLIAGDMMLPRISTNVSVHSDEPEADSLRLFLESIVRFRDLPAGVLALPSHGKPFTGVHRRIEQLQEHHRDRLAELFAACTARPLSAAEALPVLFRRELDVHQLTFAMGETVAHLNLLWHAGQLQRRRGADGILRFGAHAA; this comes from the coding sequence ATGAACCTCCTCGAACGCGAACTCCACTATCCGATGGGCGAGCGCCTGCCGGCTCCCGGCGAGGCCATCGAGGTGGCGCCCGGCATCCGCTGGGTCCGCATGGGCCTGCCCTTCGCCCTGGACCACGTCAACCTCTGGCTCCTGCGCGACGCGCAGGACGGCCCCGAGGGCCGCGTGGAGGGCTGGACGGTGGTGGACTGCTGCATCGCCAGCGACGCCTCGCGCGCGCAGTGGGAGCAGGTCTTCGCCACGCAGCTCGACGGCCTGCCGGTGCTGCGCGTGATCGTCACGCACATGCACCCCGACCACATCGGCCTGGCCGACTGGCTGTGCACGCGCTGGAACGCGCCCCTGTGGATGAGCGCCACCGACTTCCACGTCGCGCGCGGCCTCGTGGCGCCCGGCGCGGCCGACAACACCGCCGGCGGCGACGAGGCGGCCGACTTCTTCGCCAGCCACGGCCTGGTCGCCGGCGAGGCCGTGCAGCGCATCCGCGAGCGCACCGGCTACTACCGCCACCTCGTGCCGTCGGTGCCGCGCAGCTTCGTGCGCCTGCTCGACGGCGGCACGGTGACCATCGGCGGGCGCGCCTGGCGCTGCATCGACGGGCACGGCCACGCGCCCGAGCACATCGCCCTGTACTGCGAGGCGATCGACGTGCTGATCGCCGGCGACATGATGCTGCCGCGCATCTCCACCAACGTGAGCGTGCATTCGGACGAGCCCGAGGCCGATTCGCTGCGGCTCTTCCTGGAGAGCATCGTGCGCTTTCGCGACCTGCCCGCCGGCGTGCTGGCCCTGCCCTCGCACGGCAAGCCCTTCACCGGCGTGCACCGCCGCATCGAGCAACTGCAGGAACACCACCGCGACCGTCTGGCCGAGCTGTTCGCGGCCTGCACCGCGCGGCCGCTGTCGGCCGCCGAGGCCCTGCCCGTGCTGTTCAGGCGCGAACTCGACGTGCACCAGCTGACCTTCGCGATGGGCGAGACCGTGGCGCACCTGAACCTGCTGTGGCATGCCGGCCAGCTGCAGCGCCGCCGGGGCGCGGACGGCATCCTGCGCTTCGGCGCGCACGCCGCATGA
- a CDS encoding leucine-rich repeat-containing serine/threonine-protein kinase, translating into MSGRAAGDETLRALRAGELAGATRLALACGLDEFPREVFALADSLEILDLSGNALDALPDDLHRLHRLRVLFCSDNRFTTLPSSLGACLRLEMVGFKANRIRDVPAASLPLRLRWLILTDNDIAELPDALGERPRLQKLMLAGNRLERLPDTLAGAGRLELLRIAANRFERLPPWLARLPRLAWLAFGGNPLGRAREDAALGAHALPRIAGADLVAQARLGEGASGVIRRALWRRRDGEPLAIAVKHFKGAMTSDGTPRSERAACIAAGDHPGLIGALATVEAGADADAAGEGLALRLVDPAFGVLAGPPSLASCTRDVYAADRRFTPAQALGIARDVASAAAHLHARGLLHGDLYAHNILWRDDAPAGAVALLGDFGAASFVADAPALARLEVRAFGCLLEELVERCDVDADADAGARAGLAALRALRGRCLDRDPAARPGFVAIDAALRAPRVD; encoded by the coding sequence ATGAGCGGCCGCGCGGCGGGCGACGAGACGCTGCGCGCCCTGCGCGCGGGCGAACTCGCGGGCGCGACCCGCCTCGCGCTGGCCTGCGGCCTGGACGAGTTCCCGCGCGAGGTCTTCGCGCTGGCCGATTCGCTGGAGATCCTCGACCTGTCGGGCAATGCGCTCGACGCGCTGCCCGACGACCTGCACCGGCTGCATCGCCTGCGCGTGCTGTTCTGCTCGGACAACCGCTTCACCACGCTGCCGTCGAGCCTGGGTGCCTGCCTGCGGCTGGAGATGGTCGGCTTCAAGGCCAACCGCATCCGCGACGTGCCGGCCGCGTCGCTGCCGCTGCGCCTGCGCTGGCTGATCCTGACGGACAACGACATCGCCGAACTGCCCGACGCGCTGGGCGAACGCCCCCGGCTGCAGAAGCTGATGCTGGCGGGCAACCGGCTCGAGCGCCTGCCCGACACCCTGGCCGGCGCCGGGCGCCTGGAGCTGCTGCGCATCGCGGCCAACCGCTTCGAGCGCCTGCCGCCCTGGCTCGCGCGGCTGCCGCGCCTGGCGTGGCTGGCCTTCGGCGGCAACCCGCTGGGCCGCGCGCGCGAGGACGCCGCGCTCGGCGCCCACGCCCTGCCGCGCATCGCCGGCGCCGACCTGGTGGCGCAGGCGCGGCTGGGCGAAGGCGCCTCGGGCGTGATCCGGCGCGCGCTGTGGCGGCGACGCGATGGCGAGCCGCTCGCCATCGCCGTGAAGCATTTCAAGGGCGCCATGACCAGCGACGGCACGCCGCGCAGCGAGCGCGCCGCCTGCATCGCGGCGGGCGACCACCCCGGACTGATCGGCGCGCTGGCCACGGTCGAGGCCGGCGCGGACGCGGACGCCGCCGGCGAGGGCCTGGCGCTGCGCCTGGTCGACCCGGCCTTCGGCGTGCTGGCCGGGCCGCCGAGCCTCGCGTCCTGCACGCGCGACGTCTACGCCGCCGACCGGCGCTTCACGCCCGCGCAGGCGCTGGGCATCGCCCGCGACGTCGCCTCGGCGGCGGCGCACCTGCACGCGCGCGGGCTGCTGCACGGGGACCTCTACGCGCACAACATCCTGTGGCGCGACGACGCGCCGGCCGGCGCCGTCGCCCTGCTGGGCGATTTCGGCGCCGCCTCGTTCGTCGCCGACGCCCCCGCGCTGGCCCGCCTGGAGGTGCGCGCCTTCGGCTGCCTGCTGGAAGAGCTGGTCGAGCGCTGCGACGTGGACGCCGATGCCGACGCCGGCGCCCGGGCGGGGCTGGCCGCGCTGCGCGCGCTCCGGGGGCGCTGCCTCGATCGCGATCCCGCGGCGCGCCCCGGCTTCGTGGCGATCGACGCCGCGCTGCGGGCGCCGCGCGTCGACTGA
- a CDS encoding SDR family oxidoreductase codes for MNTTDLFSLQGRSALVTGGSRGIGRMIAEGFLAQGARVYISARKAEACDRAAAEMSALGPCVSLPADVSTPEGIRDLVAAYARHEATLDILVNNAGAAWGAPFDEFPESGWDKVVDLNLKAPFFLTQALAPMLRAAATDHLAKVIHIASIDGLSVNPMETYSYAASKAGLVHLTRRMALRLAPERIAVSAIAPGAFASDMNRTARDHADQVTPRIPGGRIGVAEDMAGAAIYLASRAGDYVMGATLTVDGGSSLVRPA; via the coding sequence ATGAACACCACCGACCTCTTCTCGCTCCAGGGCCGCAGCGCCCTCGTCACGGGCGGCTCGCGCGGCATCGGCCGCATGATCGCCGAGGGCTTCCTCGCGCAGGGCGCCCGCGTCTACATCTCCGCGCGCAAGGCCGAGGCCTGCGACCGCGCCGCCGCCGAGATGTCGGCGCTGGGCCCGTGCGTCTCGCTGCCGGCGGACGTCTCGACGCCCGAAGGCATCCGCGACCTGGTCGCCGCCTACGCCAGGCACGAAGCCACGCTCGACATCCTGGTCAACAACGCCGGCGCCGCCTGGGGAGCGCCCTTCGACGAGTTCCCGGAGAGCGGCTGGGACAAGGTCGTCGACCTCAACCTGAAGGCGCCCTTCTTCCTCACGCAGGCGCTGGCGCCGATGCTGCGCGCCGCCGCCACCGACCACCTCGCCAAGGTGATCCACATCGCCTCCATCGACGGCCTGTCGGTCAACCCGATGGAGACCTACTCGTACGCGGCGAGCAAGGCCGGGCTGGTGCACCTCACGCGCCGCATGGCGCTGCGCCTGGCGCCCGAGCGCATCGCGGTGAGCGCCATCGCGCCGGGCGCCTTCGCCTCGGACATGAACCGCACCGCGCGCGACCACGCCGACCAGGTGACGCCGCGCATTCCCGGCGGGCGCATCGGCGTGGCCGAGGACATGGCCGGCGCGGCCATCTACCTGGCCTCGCGCGCGGGCGACTACGTCATGGGAGCGACGCTGACAGTGGACGGCGGCTCGTCGCTGGTCCGCCCGGCATAG